CGATGGGCGATGGCAATGGCGAGAGAAGCCCGCGGACGCTCACGAGGAGCGGTGTCCCGCCTGCGCCCGAACCCATGACAAGTACCCGGCCGGGCAGGTCACTGTCACCGGTCCCTTTTTGAAAGAACACCGCGATGAAATCCTGAATCTCGCCTGGAACCAGGAGAAGAAGGCCAGGGGCGAGCACCCGCTCGACCGCATCATGGGCATCGATGAGGAGGAAGGGATGATCGTCATCAAGACGACCGACATCCACCTTCCTCGGGCGATCGGCGAGGCCCTTCACCGGGCCTACGAGGGAGAGCTGGACTACCGCTATAACGAAGAGGAGTACTATCTCGACGTGAGCTGGGAGCGGTAAGCGTCGGCGCGGACTACGGTCGCGGTTCTAGCGGACCCGTTCGGCGGACGGTCAGGATCTCCTTCGTGCCATCGTCGCGAACGATCTCGATCGAGGGCAAGAAGCCGTCCTCGTCTTCCACGACCCAGATCTCCTTCGGTTTGTGGACGAGCTGGTCGAGGTTCTCGAGAAGCACCTCGAGAGCCTCGCTCTTCGAATCGTAGGAAATCCCCAGCAAGCGGGCCGCGTCGACCCCGATCTGAGCGCCTAGTTCGGCAGAGACGAGCTCGATCGTGGCTGCCTCGGGGAGATCGTCCCTCAAGTGTCGTTTCGTGAATCGGTCGAAGTACTCCTTCCATTGCTGCCGAGGTATCTGCTTCGTTGTCGTCATGGGGGCCTCCTTACTGCGCCGTTTCATACTACTACTTAGTGGTCGCTCGCCTCGTCTTCGGCCTTCGGTCTCTCGAGCTCGCGGAGCTGCTCGTAGAGCTCTCTTTGTCGTTTACTCAATCGTTCGGGTATCTGCACATCGAGGCGAACGAAGAGGTCGCCCCGCCCGCGACCGCCGAACTCAGGCAGTCCTTTTCCCGCGAGACGTAGCACCAAGCCGGGCTGTGCCGCCGCGGGGATGGACACCTCGGCGGAGCCGTCCAGGCAGGGCACGTTCCTCGTGGTGCCCAGGGCTGCGTCGGGGACCGTGATGGTTTCCCTTCGCCACAAGTCCGCGCCGTCGCGCTGGAAACGAGGGTCGCGTGCGCTCCTGACGATCACGAAGAGGTCACCGGGGAGCGCCCCCGGGGCTCTCGCTCGGCATCCCGTGACCCTGAATGCGAAGCGCCGCGTTACCGCACGACCCAGACCGAGCACGGCGCATGGTCCAGGACGCGTGCCGTAACGCTCCCGAGGAGAAAGCGCTCGATGGCGCTCGTTCCCGTCGAACCGAGCACGACGATATCGACCTCGAGATCGGTCGCCAACCTCAAGATGTCGGGGCTAGCGTCGGTGCCGTCGTCGATGAGCTTGGTGAAAACGTTCGGGGTCGCTTGCTTCAATCTGGCGAGCACCGATTCCAGCTCGAGCTGCGCCGCTCGCGAATGCTCCTGCCAGCTCGTCGACAAGCGTTGGAGAATGTCCTTGCCGTAGAGAGTCGTGGCCACGGTCAAGACGGTCACTACCGTCAACTCGGAATCCGCCCGGAGCGGTAGAGTCCGCAGAAGCTCGATGGCGGCCCGGGCAGACGGCGAGCCGTCGAACGCGGCGAGAATGCGCAGCGGATGGCCAGAATCGGCTCGACGAGAGATCAACTCACGGGTCCCGGCGTCCTGCGTGTCGGCCGGTTTGCGCACGACCAGCACGCTACAAGGAGCGTGGGTGACGACGGCCCTCGAGACGCTTCCCAGGAGGAATCGATCGAAACCGGTCATCCCGTGTGAGCCGACGACGATGTGGTCCACGCCGAGCTCGTTAGCCGTCGCCACGATCCGATCGGCGGTATGTCCGTGCTCGGTTCGCGTTCGCACCGTCCAGCCTGCCTCCCCGAGCTCGTCGGCGATGGCACTCAGCATGCGCCGAGACTCCACCAGGGCGTCTTCGCGATACGACTCCAGCGCAGCGATCTCGGTGTCAAGAACGCCGAACCCATCACCGCCGAAGGAAGCTCCGGTGCCGAGGACCGTGACGACGATCACCTCACAATCCTTGGGCATGGAGAGACGTTTCATCAAGGCGACCGACGCTCGGGAGTACTCCGAACCGTCGACCGCGAGAAGGACTTTCATGACCGTTCCCTCTCGACGCCCGGCCGCGTCCTTGATGCTCTTCTACACATGCGCCACATGATAGATCGACTCCTT
The window above is part of the Vicinamibacteria bacterium genome. Proteins encoded here:
- a CDS encoding universal stress protein; its protein translation is MKVLLAVDGSEYSRASVALMKRLSMPKDCEVIVVTVLGTGASFGGDGFGVLDTEIAALESYREDALVESRRMLSAIADELGEAGWTVRTRTEHGHTADRIVATANELGVDHIVVGSHGMTGFDRFLLGSVSRAVVTHAPCSVLVVRKPADTQDAGTRELISRRADSGHPLRILAAFDGSPSARAAIELLRTLPLRADSELTVVTVLTVATTLYGKDILQRLSTSWQEHSRAAQLELESVLARLKQATPNVFTKLIDDGTDASPDILRLATDLEVDIVVLGSTGTSAIERFLLGSVTARVLDHAPCSVWVVR
- a CDS encoding DnaJ C-terminal domain-containing protein → MLGLGRAVTRRFAFRVTGCRARAPGALPGDLFVIVRSARDPRFQRDGADLWRRETITVPDAALGTTRNVPCLDGSAEVSIPAAAQPGLVLRLAGKGLPEFGGRGRGDLFVRLDVQIPERLSKRQRELYEQLRELERPKAEDEASDH
- a CDS encoding BCAM0308 family protein — its product is MRDTSTTPGKSRRDRRLQELVHDTYKSKRKLPEPTVCPECFAVYHDGRWQWREKPADAHEERCPACARTHDKYPAGQVTVTGPFLKEHRDEILNLAWNQEKKARGEHPLDRIMGIDEEEGMIVIKTTDIHLPRAIGEALHRAYEGELDYRYNEEEYYLDVSWER
- a CDS encoding DUF5335 family protein is translated as MTTTKQIPRQQWKEYFDRFTKRHLRDDLPEAATIELVSAELGAQIGVDAARLLGISYDSKSEALEVLLENLDQLVHKPKEIWVVEDEDGFLPSIEIVRDDGTKEILTVRRTGPLEPRP